Proteins found in one Candidatus Angelobacter sp. genomic segment:
- a CDS encoding S4 domain-containing protein, with the protein MPRLDQALVERGLCESREQAKRAVMAGRVRINARTAQKPSDAVTAKDRIELTAGEKFVSRGGHKLEHALNHFHIGVAGMTVVDLGASTGG; encoded by the coding sequence ATGCCCCGACTCGACCAGGCGCTTGTCGAACGCGGCCTGTGTGAAAGCCGGGAGCAGGCGAAGCGCGCTGTCATGGCCGGCCGGGTCAGAATCAACGCCCGCACGGCGCAAAAACCGAGCGACGCAGTCACGGCAAAGGATCGAATCGAGTTGACTGCGGGCGAAAAATTCGTCAGCCGCGGGGGACACAAGCTCGAACACGCGTTGAACCATTTCCACATCGGCGTTGCCGGTATGACGGTCGTTGACCTTGGCGCCTCGACCGGCGGTTT
- a CDS encoding type IV pilus twitching motility protein PilT: MAKIDAFFNLMFEQKASDLHLSSGNSPMLRINGELHRVDYPPLDNDALKAMLYEIAPDYKIKVYEETGDVDFGYEIPNVSRFRANFFNQKYGCAGVFRQIPSKVLSFEDFEKFDAPLPPVLKKFAMLHKGLVVVTGPTGSGKSTTLAAIVDYCNKNRRDHIITVEDPIEFVHESKNCLVNHREVGVHTKSFAAALRGALREDPDIVLVGEMRDLETIELALTAASTGHLVFGTLHTQSAAKTVDRIIDVFPADQQNKIRATLSESLKGIVAQSLFRRIDKKGRVASMEILVFTTAIANLVREGKTHQIPGMIQVGKKLGNQPLDDSIMEHLRMKRIAPEEAYDKCLDKKKFRQFLTTPPDDDEI, encoded by the coding sequence ATGGCCAAAATCGATGCCTTCTTCAATTTGATGTTCGAGCAAAAAGCCTCGGACCTTCACCTCTCCTCGGGCAATTCGCCCATGCTGCGCATCAACGGCGAACTTCACCGCGTCGATTATCCGCCGCTCGACAACGACGCGCTCAAGGCGATGCTCTATGAAATCGCGCCCGATTACAAAATCAAAGTGTACGAGGAAACCGGCGACGTGGATTTTGGTTATGAAATCCCGAACGTTTCCCGTTTCCGCGCGAATTTCTTCAACCAGAAATACGGATGTGCGGGAGTCTTCCGCCAGATCCCGTCGAAGGTCCTTTCGTTTGAAGATTTTGAAAAATTCGACGCCCCGCTTCCACCCGTCCTTAAGAAATTCGCCATGCTGCACAAGGGCCTCGTGGTGGTGACGGGACCAACCGGATCCGGCAAGTCCACGACGCTTGCGGCCATTGTCGATTACTGCAACAAAAACCGCCGCGACCATATCATCACCGTCGAGGACCCGATTGAATTCGTCCACGAAAGCAAGAACTGCCTGGTGAATCATCGCGAAGTAGGCGTGCACACCAAATCATTTGCCGCCGCGCTGCGCGGCGCGTTGCGCGAAGATCCGGACATCGTTCTGGTCGGCGAAATGCGCGACCTCGAAACCATCGAACTCGCGCTTACTGCGGCGAGCACCGGCCACCTGGTGTTCGGCACGTTGCACACGCAAAGTGCCGCCAAGACCGTGGACCGCATAATCGACGTTTTCCCGGCCGACCAGCAAAACAAGATCCGCGCGACCCTGTCTGAGTCGCTCAAGGGCATCGTCGCCCAAAGCCTGTTTCGCCGCATTGACAAGAAGGGCCGCGTGGCGTCGATGGAAATCCTGGTGTTCACCACGGCCATCGCCAACCTCGTGCGCGAGGGCAAGACGCACCAGATCCCCGGCATGATTCAGGTCGGCAAGAAACTGGGCAACCAGCCGCTCGACGACTCCATCATGGAGCACTTGAGGATGAAACGGATCGCTCCCGAGGAAGCGTACGACAAGTGTCTTGATAAAAAGAAATTCCGCCAGTTCCTCACCACACCTCCGGACGACGACGAGATTTAA
- a CDS encoding PilT/PilU family type 4a pilus ATPase — protein sequence MRRNELDFILSKMLESQQEVSDLNFTVDKPLQVESFGELVPVPLDPPLEKLTPFQTEMTAMNLIGGSRRLTEDLLRTGSCDSSYTLSSKARFRVNIFAQRGNYSIVLRKLNTQIPTLESLFMPEIFQQIAKEKTGLILVTGATGSGKTTTLAALLNEINEGKSIHIITLEDPVEYVHPQKKATFNQRELGIDFNSFASGLRAALRQAPKVILVGEMRDRETVEIGMTAAETGHLVLATLHTIDAGQTINRIVGMFEPEEQEQVRVRLADTLRWVVSQRLAPKIGGGRTALLEIMGSNLRTKESVQLGESEGKTFYEIIEASYTFGWRTFDHAALDAFEEGLVSEDTALLYCTKRSVVSRGIDNVKKQRGDATSDGSNLRMKTLQEGKKAGAPPIPTTLKLK from the coding sequence ATGCGCCGAAACGAACTCGATTTTATACTCAGCAAGATGCTGGAGTCCCAGCAGGAGGTCTCCGACCTGAATTTCACGGTGGACAAGCCGCTCCAGGTGGAATCTTTCGGCGAACTGGTGCCGGTGCCTCTTGACCCACCGCTCGAGAAACTGACGCCGTTTCAGACCGAGATGACTGCGATGAACCTGATCGGGGGCAGCCGCCGACTCACCGAAGACCTGCTACGCACGGGATCCTGTGATTCTTCGTACACATTGAGCAGCAAGGCGCGTTTCCGCGTCAACATCTTCGCGCAGCGCGGCAATTATTCCATCGTGCTGCGAAAACTGAACACGCAGATTCCGACCCTGGAAAGCCTGTTCATGCCCGAAATATTCCAGCAGATCGCGAAGGAAAAGACCGGGCTCATCCTCGTGACGGGCGCGACCGGTTCGGGCAAGACGACAACCCTCGCGGCCCTGTTGAACGAGATCAACGAGGGCAAATCCATCCATATCATTACGCTCGAGGACCCGGTCGAGTACGTTCACCCGCAGAAGAAGGCCACGTTCAACCAGCGCGAACTCGGCATCGATTTCAACTCTTTCGCCAGCGGGCTTCGCGCCGCGTTGCGCCAGGCGCCCAAGGTCATCCTCGTCGGTGAAATGCGTGACCGCGAAACGGTCGAGATCGGAATGACCGCCGCTGAAACCGGCCACCTGGTTCTGGCCACGTTACACACAATCGATGCCGGGCAGACCATCAACCGCATTGTCGGCATGTTCGAACCGGAGGAACAGGAACAGGTCCGCGTGCGCCTCGCCGACACGCTGCGCTGGGTGGTCAGCCAGCGGCTCGCGCCAAAAATCGGCGGCGGCCGCACGGCGCTGCTCGAAATCATGGGCTCCAACCTCCGCACCAAGGAAAGCGTTCAACTTGGCGAAAGCGAAGGCAAGACGTTCTACGAAATCATCGAGGCCAGCTACACGTTCGGCTGGCGGACGTTTGATCACGCCGCCCTCGACGCGTTTGAGGAGGGACTGGTTTCTGAGGACACCGCGCTGCTCTACTGCACGAAACGCAGCGTCGTCTCGCGCGGCATTGACAACGTCAAAAAGCAGCGTGGCGACGCCACCAGCGACGGCTCGAACCTCCGAATGAAAACACTCCAGGAAGGCAAGAAAGCCGGCGCCCCGCCAATTCCCACGACCTTGAAACTGAAATAA